The following are encoded together in the Nitrospira sp. genome:
- a CDS encoding polysaccharide biosynthesis C-terminal domain-containing protein: MHHVLQAGMQWWDLWKSQSVNRRIFRALMTVGGMTVLAKIVSAGKDLVVAYQFGAGDELDAFLMAFLIPSFAINLVGGSLNAALIPTYIQVRKQEGVTAATDLYGSVLLGSLLLLSATSVALFATGPFLIRTVAVGFSQEKLALTGSLYNALLPCLLFSGLATTWGAILNAHERFALAAIAPAVMATITILVLLAPNGAIEIYTLAVGVVAGTVCHAAILGWGVAREGLRLLPRWSGVTPALKTVGNQYAPMLAGAALIGSTEVVGQIMAASLGSGSVSILSYGTKIPMLLLGVGSLAASTAVLPYFSEMVAAERWKEIRHTLLTYARLVAAVTIPLTVLLVWFSEPIVELVFQRGAFTDADTRQVAWVQALALLQIVPFALGILAVRLLSSLKANQILMWGSAISLVLTIILNYLLMQPLGIAGIALATSLMYAVSMCFLYAMVFRRLRSVESSLSPLHSS; encoded by the coding sequence ATGCACCACGTGCTGCAAGCCGGTATGCAATGGTGGGATCTCTGGAAATCGCAGTCTGTAAATCGCCGGATCTTTCGTGCCTTGATGACCGTCGGCGGCATGACGGTTCTCGCGAAAATTGTCTCTGCCGGGAAAGATTTGGTCGTAGCCTATCAATTTGGTGCCGGAGATGAACTTGATGCCTTTCTGATGGCATTCCTGATTCCATCATTTGCCATCAATCTCGTCGGGGGATCTCTGAATGCCGCGCTCATTCCGACCTATATCCAGGTTCGGAAACAAGAGGGGGTGACCGCCGCGACTGATCTCTATGGAAGTGTGCTCTTGGGCAGTCTGTTGCTCCTCTCCGCAACGTCCGTGGCATTATTTGCCACAGGCCCCTTTTTGATCCGGACGGTAGCAGTGGGATTTTCTCAAGAAAAACTAGCCCTGACCGGCTCTCTCTATAATGCCCTCTTGCCCTGTTTGCTTTTCAGCGGACTAGCCACCACTTGGGGAGCGATACTCAATGCGCATGAACGCTTTGCCCTTGCGGCTATCGCCCCCGCTGTTATGGCGACGATCACCATTCTTGTCCTCCTGGCACCCAATGGGGCAATAGAGATCTATACGCTTGCGGTTGGTGTGGTGGCCGGCACGGTGTGCCACGCCGCCATCCTTGGGTGGGGGGTCGCTCGAGAGGGGCTACGGCTTCTCCCGCGATGGTCCGGTGTGACCCCTGCGTTGAAGACGGTGGGGAATCAATATGCGCCGATGCTCGCCGGCGCGGCTTTGATCGGTAGCACAGAAGTCGTGGGGCAAATCATGGCAGCTTCGTTGGGATCGGGAAGTGTGTCGATCCTCTCATACGGGACCAAGATTCCCATGCTGTTGCTGGGCGTAGGCTCATTGGCGGCGAGCACGGCTGTGCTTCCATACTTTTCAGAGATGGTCGCGGCGGAGCGCTGGAAAGAGATCCGGCACACCTTGCTGACCTACGCGCGATTGGTTGCAGCGGTCACAATTCCGCTGACGGTCCTACTGGTGTGGTTTTCGGAACCCATTGTTGAGCTTGTGTTTCAACGCGGTGCGTTTACGGATGCAGATACTCGGCAAGTGGCATGGGTTCAAGCCCTCGCCCTGTTGCAGATCGTTCCCTTTGCCTTGGGCATTCTTGCCGTTCGGTTGCTCTCGTCTCTCAAGGCCAACCAGATCTTGATGTGGGGGTCGGCGATCAGCCTCGTTCTTACGATTATTCTGAACTATTTGCTCATGCAACCACTCGGTATCGCCGGAATTGCTCTGGCGACCAGTCTGATGTATGCCGTCTCGATGTGCTTTCTGTATGCCATGGTGTTTCGACGACTCCGGTCCGTAGAGAGCAGCCTGTCCCCCCTTCATTCGTCCTAG
- a CDS encoding glycosyltransferase family 4 protein, which produces MRITLVISTFGAGGAERVLSIMANHWAEQGKRITLITLSSQSTDWYKLHPQVKRVGLDVLSFSTHIGQAVKDNVERILRLRRALRNAHPDVVISFLDTTNVLTLMASWGLRIPIIVSERNDPYLNTIGWAWNGLRSLLYRRADAVVVQSNAIREWASRLPGVKATYVIPNPVSPLSNGFEQGAKSNGSMHTVVAMGRLVRQKGFDALIEAFGRCARKHADWSLVILGEGPMRASLQTCAVDLGIADRVKLVGQFQEPMTILKGADLFVLPSRYEGFPNALLEAMACRLPVVSTDCSGGGPREIIRDGVDGVLVPPDDVAALAKAMDRLMADSDERRRLGVRASEIIGRFSVEKIMTMWNELVGFTWGEANK; this is translated from the coding sequence ATGCGGATCACGCTTGTCATTTCGACTTTTGGGGCAGGAGGGGCAGAGCGGGTCTTGTCGATTATGGCCAACCACTGGGCGGAACAGGGAAAGCGCATTACCCTCATCACCTTAAGCTCCCAATCCACCGATTGGTACAAGCTTCATCCTCAGGTCAAGCGGGTGGGGTTAGATGTCCTATCTTTCTCGACACATATCGGCCAAGCCGTAAAAGACAATGTTGAAAGAATCCTACGGCTTCGTCGGGCATTACGTAACGCTCACCCTGACGTGGTAATAAGCTTTCTCGATACGACGAATGTCCTCACGCTCATGGCGAGCTGGGGCCTTCGCATCCCCATTATCGTCTCGGAACGCAATGACCCTTACCTGAATACCATAGGTTGGGCCTGGAATGGATTGCGGTCTTTGCTTTATCGGCGTGCCGATGCGGTTGTGGTGCAATCAAATGCCATACGTGAGTGGGCCTCAAGGCTCCCAGGAGTAAAGGCCACCTACGTTATTCCCAACCCTGTGAGTCCTTTAAGCAATGGATTTGAGCAGGGTGCAAAGTCTAACGGTTCCATGCATACGGTCGTCGCTATGGGACGATTGGTGAGACAAAAAGGGTTTGATGCTCTGATTGAAGCGTTTGGTCGATGTGCAAGGAAGCATGCTGATTGGTCGCTCGTCATCCTGGGTGAAGGGCCAATGCGTGCGAGTCTACAAACCTGTGCTGTCGATCTTGGCATTGCAGACCGAGTCAAGTTAGTCGGGCAATTTCAAGAGCCTATGACAATTCTGAAAGGGGCAGACCTCTTTGTGTTGCCTTCTCGATACGAGGGTTTCCCGAATGCGTTGTTAGAAGCGATGGCCTGTCGGCTTCCAGTCGTAAGTACCGACTGTTCCGGCGGCGGCCCACGTGAGATCATCCGTGATGGGGTCGACGGCGTATTGGTTCCGCCCGATGATGTGGCTGCTTTAGCCAAGGCGATGGATCGTCTCATGGCTGATTCCGATGAGCGTCGCCGTCTCGGAGTGCGAGCATCCGAAATCATCGGACGGTTCAGTGTGGAGAAGATCATGACCATGTGGAACGAGTTAGTAGGTTTCACCTGGGGGGAAGCCAACAAATGA
- a CDS encoding O-antigen ligase family protein codes for MNSFYRNILAVIAVTVFYSNGHEYLNQAHDIGIPWHWVLAFIILALPLLVRQVITSDILQLPVVAWCAGYAWITIIWFIMGAQSEMSWQEVRWRMLAIVEMLCFLALFMDAKAIRFAQWAIVVVVHVGTVINVYELFVPMSFSNVSGRSAGLYVNPNTSAEALVLGMILGITALPVWFRTVFILVAGTGVFATYSRAGLIGWLIAVVGLMLGRFIGVPQLVRTGLIALLLVGVALLPKTDQILTALEGAGSLNPDTRERLTWLMDPLGVEDASSWGRKAIAQQAWERVGEHPFLGEGTGEVHTGLDIPPHNQFLAHMIDHGVVGAMLIPLLLLALLWRAQGDSRPVVFIFSCVVLWFSFFTHQLLNNAYNLLLLALVAALVAMRDRRTGHAQQGMVARLERGHLPKTLAHFSP; via the coding sequence ATGAACTCCTTTTATCGCAATATCCTTGCGGTGATCGCGGTCACCGTCTTTTACAGTAATGGTCACGAGTACTTGAACCAGGCTCACGATATTGGGATACCATGGCACTGGGTTCTGGCCTTCATCATCCTGGCCTTGCCACTGCTGGTCAGGCAGGTGATCACATCTGACATCCTCCAACTTCCGGTCGTAGCATGGTGTGCTGGGTATGCCTGGATAACAATCATCTGGTTTATCATGGGTGCGCAGTCGGAGATGTCTTGGCAGGAAGTGCGATGGCGTATGCTCGCCATCGTGGAAATGCTCTGCTTCCTCGCTCTTTTTATGGATGCGAAGGCAATCCGGTTTGCACAATGGGCGATTGTCGTCGTGGTGCACGTCGGTACGGTGATTAATGTTTATGAACTCTTTGTTCCCATGTCGTTCAGCAACGTATCGGGACGTTCTGCCGGCTTGTATGTGAATCCAAATACCTCCGCGGAAGCACTCGTTCTCGGAATGATTCTTGGCATTACGGCATTGCCCGTTTGGTTTCGCACCGTCTTCATTCTCGTTGCGGGGACCGGTGTGTTTGCGACCTATTCTCGGGCCGGACTGATCGGGTGGCTCATTGCCGTCGTAGGGCTCATGCTGGGAAGGTTCATAGGTGTGCCGCAGTTGGTTCGGACCGGGCTCATCGCACTCTTACTTGTCGGCGTCGCACTATTGCCAAAAACCGACCAGATTCTCACCGCTCTGGAGGGGGCTGGATCGCTGAATCCAGACACTCGAGAAAGACTGACATGGCTCATGGATCCACTCGGTGTCGAGGATGCGTCCAGCTGGGGACGGAAGGCCATTGCCCAGCAAGCGTGGGAACGAGTAGGGGAACATCCATTTCTCGGTGAAGGAACAGGCGAGGTGCATACAGGACTTGATATCCCGCCACATAATCAGTTCTTGGCGCATATGATCGATCATGGCGTTGTTGGTGCAATGCTCATCCCGCTCCTTCTGCTGGCCTTGCTCTGGCGGGCACAAGGGGACAGTCGACCTGTGGTCTTCATCTTCAGCTGCGTCGTCTTATGGTTTAGCTTCTTTACGCACCAATTGTTAAATAACGCCTACAACCTTCTCCTCCTGGCGTTGGTAGCCGCACTCGTGGCGATGCGGGATCGCCGGACAGGTCACGCACAACAAGGCATGGTTGCCCGCCTCGAGCGAGGGCATCTCCCAAAGACCTTGGCACATTTCTCACCATGA
- a CDS encoding glycosyltransferase, translated as MKIFILISRLVYGGAERQQIVLAKGLHQRGHEVVVGVFYAGGTWEVELQQAGIRVRSLGKTGRWDVFGFLWRLVQIVRQEHPDILYGFHGIPNVVTVIPKFFLPGLRTVWPISCAYMDLDRYDWVSRIGAVFSSWVSHSADALIPNSHAGLRYHQTMGYPAEKMIVIRNGIDTERYQPDPAARARIRMEWGIEAHMKLIGLVARLDPMKDHPVFFKAAQSLIALRSDVCFVCVGDGSPDYTAELRALADQCRLSDHVIWAGARDDMPAVYSALDLAVNSSYGEGLPNAVAEAMACDVPCVVTDVGDSAWLVGNTGGVVPPKQPETLMRAMEMLLNQPQYQPGSIRHRIVEHLSVNSLVTKTEHVLDTLLTGSRLVEHGSEENRRCVERMPR; from the coding sequence ATGAAGATTTTTATCCTCATTTCCAGGCTGGTCTATGGCGGTGCGGAGAGGCAACAAATTGTCCTTGCGAAAGGTCTCCATCAACGAGGGCACGAAGTTGTCGTCGGGGTTTTCTACGCAGGTGGGACTTGGGAAGTGGAGTTGCAGCAGGCAGGGATCCGTGTCCGATCGTTGGGCAAGACTGGGCGATGGGACGTCTTCGGATTTCTGTGGCGACTGGTTCAGATTGTACGGCAAGAACATCCTGATATTTTGTATGGTTTTCACGGCATCCCGAATGTTGTCACAGTGATCCCCAAGTTCTTCCTTCCAGGGCTACGGACTGTTTGGCCGATCTCATGTGCGTATATGGATCTCGATCGCTACGATTGGGTCTCTCGGATAGGAGCGGTCTTCAGCTCGTGGGTCTCGCACTCAGCCGACGCCCTCATCCCAAATTCCCACGCTGGACTCCGGTATCACCAAACGATGGGCTATCCGGCCGAGAAAATGATCGTCATCCGAAATGGGATCGATACAGAGCGGTATCAACCCGACCCGGCGGCGCGTGCCCGTATTCGAATGGAGTGGGGAATTGAGGCCCACATGAAGCTGATTGGTCTGGTCGCTCGTCTAGATCCGATGAAAGACCATCCTGTGTTCTTCAAGGCCGCGCAATCTCTCATTGCTCTACGCAGCGATGTTTGCTTCGTGTGTGTGGGAGATGGATCCCCGGACTACACTGCTGAGCTGCGAGCACTCGCGGATCAATGTAGGCTGAGTGACCACGTAATCTGGGCCGGTGCCAGGGATGATATGCCTGCCGTGTACAGCGCACTGGATTTAGCCGTCAACAGTTCCTACGGAGAAGGCTTGCCCAACGCCGTGGCCGAAGCAATGGCCTGTGACGTTCCTTGTGTTGTGACAGATGTGGGAGATTCGGCCTGGCTGGTAGGCAATACAGGGGGTGTCGTTCCGCCCAAACAACCGGAGACCCTCATGAGGGCGATGGAGATGCTCCTGAATCAACCCCAATACCAACCTGGCAGCATCAGGCACCGAATCGTCGAACACCTCTCTGTCAACAGCCTGGTGACCAAGACCGAGCATGTGCTGGATACATTGCTTACGGGGTCTCGATTGGTCGAGCATGGTAGTGAGGAAAATCGCCGGTGTGTCGAGAGAATGCCTCGCTGA